A window of Auraticoccus monumenti contains these coding sequences:
- a CDS encoding MFS transporter, giving the protein MGLEGGLGTGVQAYLRLLRHGPAARPFLAAFLARLPIAMAPLGILLLIERDRGAYSLAGLVTGAFALGSAVGMPLWGRLMDRFGQPRVLVPTSLTSAATLVALALATVLGVPSPALLGLSLLAGLSFPPMSPAIRAAWRVIFPDRASRRVAFALDGTSVELIFVGGPLLLSLLLVLTPPAVPLIITAALLAGGSLAYSRTSAARSSGGLSPSTTTEDGQPPVRRVPVVLIGGVATVLTVMLMLSIGFGQLDTSMAATAGQLLGSTDNVGVFFAAIAGGSTVGGLAYGAGTWKFQERHGVVVLLAAFSLLLGAMALLMRSPDPGLLLVLPLLFVTGITIAPTLIMQQSLVDHLAPSDRLNEAQAFLSAANTTGAAAGTALAGVLIDFHGLDWSYAGASAALALAVVVALLSQRRWRSAAQASARHDAAEDALAAHGS; this is encoded by the coding sequence ATGGGTCTCGAAGGTGGTCTGGGGACCGGGGTGCAGGCCTACCTGCGGCTGCTGCGCCACGGCCCGGCGGCCCGCCCGTTCCTGGCGGCGTTCCTGGCCCGGCTGCCCATCGCCATGGCCCCGCTGGGGATCCTGCTGCTGATCGAGCGCGACCGCGGGGCCTACAGCCTGGCCGGTCTGGTGACCGGGGCGTTCGCCCTCGGGTCGGCGGTCGGGATGCCGCTGTGGGGGCGTCTGATGGACCGCTTCGGCCAGCCGCGGGTCCTGGTCCCCACCTCCCTGACCAGTGCGGCGACCCTGGTGGCGCTCGCCCTGGCCACCGTGCTGGGCGTCCCCTCCCCGGCCCTGCTCGGGCTCTCCCTGCTGGCCGGGCTGAGCTTCCCGCCGATGAGCCCCGCCATCCGGGCCGCCTGGCGGGTGATCTTCCCCGACCGGGCCTCGCGGCGGGTGGCCTTCGCCCTCGACGGCACCAGCGTCGAGCTGATCTTCGTCGGCGGACCGCTGCTGCTCTCCCTGCTGCTGGTGCTCACGCCGCCGGCGGTGCCGCTGATCATCACCGCCGCCCTGCTGGCCGGCGGGTCGCTGGCCTACTCCCGGACCTCCGCCGCCCGGTCGTCCGGGGGGCTCTCCCCGAGCACCACCACCGAGGACGGTCAGCCGCCGGTCCGACGGGTCCCCGTGGTGCTGATCGGTGGTGTGGCCACCGTGCTCACCGTGATGCTGATGCTGAGCATCGGGTTCGGCCAGCTGGACACCTCGATGGCCGCCACCGCCGGGCAGCTGCTGGGCAGCACCGACAACGTGGGCGTGTTCTTCGCCGCCATCGCCGGCGGCAGCACCGTCGGCGGCCTGGCCTACGGCGCCGGCACCTGGAAGTTCCAGGAGCGGCACGGCGTCGTGGTGCTGCTGGCCGCCTTCTCGCTGCTCCTGGGCGCGATGGCGCTGCTGATGCGTTCCCCCGACCCGGGTCTGCTGCTGGTCCTGCCGCTGCTCTTCGTCACCGGCATCACCATCGCCCCGACGCTGATCATGCAGCAGAGCCTGGTGGACCACCTGGCGCCCTCGGACCGGTTGAACGAGGCCCAGGCCTTCCTCTCCGCGGCCAACACCACCGGGGCCGCGGCCGGCACCGCCCTCGCCGGTGTGCTGATCGACTTCCACGGCCTGGACTGGTCCTACGCCGGGGCGTCGGCCGCGCTGGCGCTGGCCGTCGTCGTCGCCCTGCTCAGCCAGCGCCGCTGGCGCTCCGCCGCCCAGGCCAGCGCCCGGCACGACGCGGCCGAGGACGCGCTCGCCGCCCACGGATCCTAA
- a CDS encoding N-acetylglucosamine kinase — MTGDEMYLGVDGGGTKTALCLVDRGGRLLAEHRAPSTYYFARGVQLVGEVLGPAVAEVCRRAGRAPADVTAAFVGLPGYGEASADVAALDAAPAAALGHSRYVCGNDMVCGWAGSLGGRDGVNVVSGTGSVAYGEREGVGVRAGGWSEVFSDEGSAYWVAVRGLQLFSRMVDGLIEPGPLLDVLREHLGLTADLDLVDLVVNRWGGDRARVAGLARQVGQAAEAGDRAAAAVLEQAGVELAALVAVVRRRLGFAEDEAVAVSWSGGTFGAPLLQRSFSRQVLAAHPTTTLVTPLLSPVLGAAVHAARLAGSPLDEAAVTRLSVATSGPGPAGD, encoded by the coding sequence GTGACGGGCGACGAGATGTACCTGGGCGTGGACGGCGGCGGCACCAAGACCGCCCTCTGCCTGGTCGACCGGGGCGGGCGGCTGCTGGCCGAGCACCGTGCCCCCAGCACCTACTACTTCGCCAGGGGCGTGCAGCTGGTCGGTGAGGTGCTGGGGCCCGCCGTGGCGGAGGTGTGCCGGCGGGCCGGGCGCGCCCCCGCCGACGTCACCGCCGCCTTCGTCGGTCTGCCGGGGTACGGGGAGGCGAGCGCCGACGTCGCCGCCCTCGACGCCGCCCCCGCGGCGGCCCTGGGGCACTCCCGCTACGTCTGCGGCAACGACATGGTCTGCGGCTGGGCGGGGTCGCTGGGCGGGCGCGACGGCGTGAACGTGGTCAGCGGCACCGGCTCGGTCGCCTACGGCGAGCGGGAGGGGGTCGGCGTGCGGGCCGGCGGCTGGAGCGAGGTGTTCTCCGACGAGGGCTCGGCCTACTGGGTCGCCGTGCGCGGGCTGCAGCTGTTCAGCCGGATGGTGGACGGTCTGATCGAACCGGGACCGCTGCTGGACGTGCTGCGCGAGCACCTGGGGCTGACCGCGGACCTGGACCTGGTCGACCTGGTGGTGAACCGGTGGGGCGGGGACCGGGCCCGCGTCGCCGGGCTGGCCCGCCAGGTGGGTCAGGCGGCCGAGGCCGGTGACCGTGCCGCTGCCGCGGTGCTGGAGCAGGCCGGCGTCGAGCTGGCCGCGCTGGTGGCGGTGGTCCGGCGACGGCTCGGGTTCGCCGAGGACGAGGCGGTGGCCGTCTCCTGGTCCGGAGGGACCTTCGGTGCCCCGCTGCTGCAGCGCTCCTTCTCCCGCCAGGTGCTCGCCGCGCACCCCACCACGACGCTGGTCACGCCGCTGCTGAGCCCCGTCCTGGGGGCCGCCGTGCACGCCGCCCGGCTCGCCGGGTCCCCGCTGGACGAGGCGGCGGTGACCCGCCTCTCCGTCGCCACCTCCGGGCCCGGGCCCGCCGGGGACTGA
- a CDS encoding VOC family protein translates to MTATWGLTVDCSSPGRLAAFWAEALGYREAPPPEGFASRREWLVALEVPEEEWDDGAYLVDPEGRSPGLSFLRVPEARVDKNRLHLDLQVSGGRAVPAPTRAERIEATRARLEVAGATVLARHEQGGRLDHLVLADPEGNEFCVV, encoded by the coding sequence ATGACCGCGACCTGGGGCCTCACCGTGGACTGCTCCTCGCCCGGGCGGCTGGCCGCCTTCTGGGCCGAGGCGCTGGGCTACCGGGAGGCACCCCCGCCGGAGGGGTTCGCCAGCCGGCGGGAGTGGCTGGTCGCCCTGGAGGTGCCCGAGGAGGAGTGGGACGACGGCGCCTACCTCGTCGACCCCGAGGGCCGCTCCCCCGGGTTGTCCTTCCTGCGCGTGCCCGAGGCGAGGGTGGACAAGAACCGTCTCCACCTGGACCTGCAGGTCAGCGGCGGGCGCGCGGTCCCGGCCCCGACCCGCGCCGAGCGGATCGAGGCCACCCGGGCCCGGCTGGAGGTGGCCGGCGCCACCGTGCTGGCCCGCCACGAGCAGGGCGGCCGGCTCGACCACCTGGTGCTGGCCGACCCCGAGGGCAACGAGTTCTGCGTGGTCTGA
- a CDS encoding MBL fold metallo-hydrolase gives MSASTFRIDRTVTSGTFSLDGGTWDVDNNVWVIGDDTECVVIDAPHDATAIIDLVGGRTVTAILLTHAHDDHIDAVSTLFEAVEAPVHLHPDDRMLWDAVHADTGPDGDLADGAEFSVAGRTLRVLHTPGHSPGSCCFHLPEEGVVFTGDTLFSGGPGATGRSYSSFETIIASITEKLLTLLPETVVHTGHGDSTTIGAEAPHRQEWVDRGH, from the coding sequence ATGAGCGCCTCGACCTTCCGCATCGACCGGACCGTCACCTCCGGCACGTTCTCCCTCGACGGCGGCACCTGGGACGTGGACAACAACGTCTGGGTGATCGGGGACGACACCGAGTGCGTGGTGATCGACGCCCCGCACGACGCGACGGCGATCATCGACCTGGTGGGGGGCCGCACCGTCACCGCGATCCTGCTCACCCACGCCCACGACGACCACATCGACGCCGTCAGCACCCTCTTCGAGGCGGTCGAGGCCCCGGTCCACCTGCACCCCGACGACCGGATGCTGTGGGACGCCGTGCACGCCGACACCGGCCCCGACGGCGACCTGGCCGACGGCGCGGAGTTCTCGGTCGCCGGCCGGACGCTGCGGGTGCTGCACACCCCGGGCCACAGCCCGGGCAGCTGCTGCTTCCACCTGCCGGAGGAGGGCGTCGTCTTCACCGGCGACACGCTGTTCTCGGGCGGACCGGGGGCCACGGGCAGGTCGTACTCCAGCTTCGAGACCATCATCGCCTCGATCACGGAGAAGCTGCTGACACTGCTGCCGGAGACCGTGGTGCACACCGGGCACGGCGACTCGACGACGATCGGTGCCGAGGCCCCGCACCGGCAGGAGTGGGTCGACCGCGGTCACTGA
- a CDS encoding S-(hydroxymethyl)mycothiol dehydrogenase, whose protein sequence is MPTQVQGVIARSKDAPVELTTIVIPDPGPGEVVVDVQACGVCHTDMHYRDGGINDDFPFLLGHEAAGVVSEVGEGVTDVVVGDYVILNWRAVCGQCRACLRGRPWYCFDTHNARQKMTLLDGTELSPALGIGAFAEKTLVAQGQCTKVDPAAAPEVAGLLGCGVMAGIGAAINTGGVTRGDTVAVFGCGGVGDAAIVGSRLAGAAKIIAVDIDDRKLTTAREMGATHTVNSKETDAVEAIRALTGGFGVDVAIEAVGRPETYEQAFYARDLAGVVVLVGVPNPTMEITLPMIEVFGRGGALKSSWYGDCLPSRDFPMLIDLHTQGRIDLAAFVTERIGIGDVEAAFEKMHRGDVLRSVVMIGAPA, encoded by the coding sequence GTGCCCACACAGGTGCAGGGCGTGATCGCCCGCAGCAAGGACGCTCCGGTGGAGCTGACCACCATCGTCATCCCGGACCCGGGACCGGGGGAGGTGGTGGTGGACGTGCAGGCCTGCGGCGTCTGCCACACCGACATGCACTACCGCGACGGCGGCATCAACGACGACTTCCCGTTCCTGCTCGGTCACGAGGCCGCCGGGGTGGTGAGCGAGGTGGGCGAGGGCGTCACCGACGTGGTGGTCGGGGACTACGTGATCCTCAACTGGCGTGCGGTCTGCGGCCAGTGCCGGGCCTGTCTGCGCGGACGTCCCTGGTACTGCTTCGACACCCACAACGCCAGGCAGAAGATGACCCTGCTGGACGGCACCGAGCTCTCTCCGGCGCTGGGCATCGGCGCCTTCGCGGAGAAGACGCTGGTGGCCCAGGGCCAGTGCACCAAGGTCGACCCGGCCGCGGCCCCCGAGGTGGCCGGGCTGCTCGGCTGCGGGGTGATGGCCGGCATCGGTGCGGCGATCAACACCGGCGGCGTCACCCGCGGTGACACCGTGGCCGTCTTCGGCTGCGGCGGCGTCGGCGACGCCGCGATCGTGGGGTCGCGGCTGGCCGGCGCGGCGAAGATCATCGCCGTCGACATCGACGACCGCAAGCTCACCACCGCCCGCGAGATGGGGGCCACCCACACGGTCAACTCCAAGGAGACCGACGCGGTGGAGGCCATCCGCGCACTCACCGGCGGGTTCGGCGTCGACGTGGCGATCGAGGCCGTCGGGCGTCCGGAGACCTACGAGCAGGCCTTCTACGCCCGCGACCTGGCCGGCGTCGTGGTGCTGGTCGGGGTCCCCAACCCGACGATGGAGATCACCCTGCCGATGATCGAGGTGTTCGGACGCGGCGGGGCGCTGAAGTCCTCCTGGTACGGGGACTGCCTGCCCAGCCGGGACTTCCCGATGCTGATCGACCTGCACACCCAGGGCCGGATCGACCTGGCCGCCTTCGTCACCGAGCGGATCGGCATCGGCGACGTCGAGGCCGCCTTCGAGAAGATGCACCGCGGCGACGTCCTGCGCTCGGTGGTCATGATCGGGGCCCCCGCATGA
- a CDS encoding ABC transporter ATP-binding protein, which translates to MTAATPPADDLLVVRGLKVHFPIKRGIVLDRTVGHVRAVDGVDLTVARGTTYGLVGESGCGKSTLGRAVLRLEEATEGTITFDGTDVRALGREPLRRSRRRMQMVFQDPLSSLDPRQSVQSLLVEPLRAHGLNEADRERYGADGEKAWLAKAADMLEVVGLPRSSLAKYPHEFSGGQRQRIGIARAMVLNPELVVADEPVSALDVSVQAQVINLLEELQDLLGLTYVVIAHDLAVVRHISDTIGVMYLGTIVEEAPSDDLYEQPLHPYTIALMSAIPVPDPEIEDSRERILLAGDLPSPADPPSGCRFHTRCPWVQETLCADTVPDLRELGPGRKVACHWAEQIRDGEIRPRHVTPDETVEDDGGAPGGPVPEVATAVTPAIP; encoded by the coding sequence ATGACCGCGGCCACCCCACCCGCCGACGACCTGCTGGTGGTCCGCGGGCTCAAGGTGCACTTCCCGATCAAGCGCGGCATCGTGCTGGACCGCACCGTCGGTCACGTCCGCGCCGTCGACGGCGTCGACCTCACCGTCGCCCGCGGCACCACCTACGGGCTGGTGGGGGAGTCCGGCTGCGGCAAGTCCACCCTGGGCCGGGCCGTGCTGCGGCTGGAGGAGGCCACCGAGGGCACGATCACCTTCGACGGCACCGACGTCCGCGCGCTGGGCCGGGAGCCGCTGCGCAGGTCCCGCCGGCGGATGCAGATGGTGTTCCAGGACCCGCTGTCCAGCCTCGACCCGCGCCAGAGCGTGCAAAGCCTGCTGGTGGAGCCGCTGCGCGCCCACGGCCTGAACGAGGCCGACCGGGAGCGCTACGGCGCCGACGGGGAGAAGGCCTGGTTGGCCAAGGCCGCCGACATGCTGGAGGTGGTCGGGCTGCCGCGCTCGTCCCTGGCCAAGTACCCCCACGAGTTCTCCGGCGGGCAGCGGCAGCGGATCGGGATCGCGCGGGCCATGGTGCTCAACCCCGAGCTGGTGGTGGCCGACGAACCCGTGAGTGCGCTCGACGTCTCCGTGCAGGCCCAGGTGATCAACCTCCTGGAGGAGCTGCAGGACCTGCTCGGGCTGACCTACGTGGTGATCGCCCACGACCTGGCCGTGGTGCGCCACATCTCCGACACCATCGGGGTGATGTACCTGGGCACCATCGTCGAGGAGGCCCCCAGCGACGACCTCTACGAGCAGCCCCTGCACCCGTACACGATCGCCCTGATGTCGGCCATCCCGGTGCCCGACCCCGAGATCGAGGACAGCCGGGAGCGGATCCTGCTGGCCGGCGACCTGCCCAGCCCGGCCGACCCGCCCAGCGGCTGCCGGTTCCACACCCGTTGCCCCTGGGTGCAGGAGACGCTCTGCGCCGACACCGTGCCCGACCTGCGCGAGCTGGGTCCGGGCCGCAAGGTGGCCTGCCACTGGGCCGAGCAGATCCGCGACGGGGAGATCCGCCCCCGGCACGTCACCCCGGACGAGACCGTCGAGGACGACGGGGGCGCACCGGGCGGACCGGTGCCCGAGGTGGCGACCGCGGTGACCCCGGCGATCCCCTGA
- a CDS encoding ABC transporter ATP-binding protein, producing MSTSTTTAPLLDVRDLTVTFQRKGGRATSAVDGVSFTIAPGEVVGVVGESGSGKSVTSLAVMGLLPTRATRVGGQVLFEGRDLLTLPTAERARMRGRELAMVFQDPMSSLNPVLTVGLQVTEVLRRHNDISAADARTEAVDLLRRVGIPDPARRVGEYPHQLSGGMRQRALIAIALACKPRLLICDEPTTALDVTIQAQVLELLRELVAEMGTAMMMITHDLGVVAGLCDRVNVMYAGRVVEAAGRQELFAAPRHRYTEGLLASIPRLDSPRGDRLTPIPGTPRDTIGWDRACAFAPRCRHVTDACIHPDLELAEMDPDHHVRCVHPAGRPEPATEEHR from the coding sequence ATGAGCACCTCGACGACCACGGCCCCGCTGCTGGACGTCCGCGACCTCACCGTCACCTTCCAGCGCAAGGGCGGCCGGGCCACCTCCGCGGTGGACGGGGTGTCGTTCACCATCGCCCCCGGCGAGGTGGTCGGGGTGGTGGGGGAGTCCGGCAGCGGCAAGTCCGTCACCTCGCTGGCCGTGATGGGGCTGCTGCCCACCCGGGCCACCCGGGTCGGCGGCCAGGTGCTCTTCGAGGGCCGCGACCTGCTCACCCTGCCGACCGCCGAGCGGGCCAGGATGCGGGGCCGGGAGCTGGCGATGGTGTTCCAGGACCCGATGAGCTCGCTCAACCCGGTGCTCACCGTCGGGCTGCAGGTGACCGAGGTGCTGCGCCGCCACAACGACATCTCCGCCGCCGACGCCCGCACCGAGGCCGTCGACCTGCTCCGTCGGGTCGGCATCCCCGACCCGGCCCGCCGGGTTGGGGAGTACCCGCACCAGCTCTCCGGCGGCATGCGGCAGCGGGCGCTGATCGCCATCGCGCTGGCCTGCAAGCCGCGGCTGCTGATCTGCGACGAGCCGACCACCGCCCTCGACGTCACCATCCAGGCGCAGGTGCTGGAGCTGCTCCGCGAGCTGGTCGCCGAGATGGGCACGGCGATGATGATGATCACCCACGACCTCGGTGTGGTGGCCGGTCTCTGCGACCGGGTCAACGTGATGTACGCCGGTCGGGTGGTCGAGGCGGCCGGGCGCCAGGAGCTGTTCGCGGCGCCGCGGCACCGCTACACCGAGGGCCTGCTGGCCTCGATCCCGCGGCTGGACTCGCCGCGGGGGGACAGGCTGACCCCGATCCCCGGCACCCCGCGGGACACCATCGGCTGGGACCGGGCGTGCGCCTTCGCCCCCCGCTGCCGCCACGTCACCGACGCCTGCATCCACCCCGACCTGGAGCTGGCCGAGATGGACCCGGACCACCACGTCCGCTGCGTCCACCCCGCCGGACGTCCCGAGCCCGCCACCGAGGAGCACCGATGA
- a CDS encoding ABC transporter permease: MSQPTVDPQPSRWPPRLVQAMGGDAVPDEKGTSLWAGALQRMRRNPTAILGAVIVLGFVLVALLAPVLAPYEPASTEWIAMVTPSDVPGPFPGHPLGLDPFGSDLLTQLLYGARQSLIIGVVSTGLGLLVGALLGGVAGAFGGWVDTVVMRVVDILLSIPSLLLAVSVAAVLGRNPLAIMIAIAAAQVPIFARLLRGSMLAQRGQDYVLAASSLGLRRRTVVMSHVLPNSLGPVIVQATLTLATSIIEVAALSYLGLGAPNPAVAEWGRMLVKGQERLQSEPHLTLLPGLCIAVTALGFTLFGEALREALDPKARR; the protein is encoded by the coding sequence ATGAGCCAGCCGACCGTCGACCCGCAGCCCTCCCGCTGGCCGCCCCGGCTGGTGCAGGCCATGGGCGGCGACGCCGTCCCCGACGAGAAGGGGACCAGCCTGTGGGCCGGTGCCCTGCAGCGGATGCGCCGCAACCCGACGGCGATCCTCGGCGCGGTGATCGTGCTGGGCTTCGTGCTGGTGGCGCTGCTGGCCCCGGTGCTCGCCCCCTACGAGCCGGCCAGCACCGAGTGGATCGCCATGGTGACGCCCTCCGACGTCCCCGGCCCGTTCCCCGGGCACCCGCTCGGGCTGGACCCCTTCGGCTCGGACCTGCTCACCCAGCTGCTCTACGGCGCCCGCCAGTCCCTGATCATCGGGGTCGTCTCCACCGGGCTGGGTCTGCTGGTCGGGGCGCTGCTGGGTGGGGTCGCCGGCGCCTTCGGCGGCTGGGTCGACACCGTGGTGATGCGGGTGGTCGACATCCTGCTCTCCATCCCCTCGCTGCTGCTCGCGGTCAGCGTGGCCGCCGTGCTGGGCCGCAACCCGCTGGCCATCATGATCGCCATCGCCGCCGCCCAGGTGCCGATCTTCGCCCGGCTGCTGCGCGGCTCGATGCTGGCCCAGCGCGGCCAGGACTACGTGCTGGCGGCGTCCTCGCTGGGGCTGCGCCGGCGGACCGTGGTGATGAGCCACGTGCTGCCCAACTCCCTCGGCCCGGTGATCGTCCAGGCCACCCTGACGCTGGCGACCTCGATCATCGAGGTCGCCGCGCTGTCCTACCTCGGGCTCGGCGCCCCGAACCCGGCGGTGGCCGAGTGGGGCCGGATGCTGGTCAAGGGCCAGGAGCGGCTGCAGTCAGAGCCGCACCTGACGCTGCTGCCCGGACTGTGCATCGCGGTCACCGCCCTCGGCTTCACCCTCTTCGGCGAGGCCCTGCGCGAGGCCCTCGACCCGAAGGCGCGCCGGTGA
- a CDS encoding ABC transporter permease gives MFRFVVRRLLLLVPVLFGLSVLLFIWLRALPGDPARALLGEKATPESIARVNAQYGFDRPLLEQYLTYSGALLRGDFGSSAISGEPVLSTFLNRFPATIELALAALLFAVVVGIPLGYLAARRSGGVLDFVAVGSSLAGVVVPVFVLAYLLKLVFAIGLPGLDLLAVLPASGRQDVRIDATHVTNFYVLDGILTREFDASLDAALHLVLPAVALGSIPLAIIVRMTRASVLEVLHEDYVRTAEAKGLARGLITRRHVLRNAMLPVTTTIGLQTGALLAGAVLTETVFAFNGIGSYLFDAISSLDFAVLQGFILFIAVIFALVNLVVDLLYGVIDPRMRTR, from the coding sequence ATGTTCCGCTTCGTCGTCCGCCGGCTGCTGCTGCTGGTGCCGGTGCTGTTCGGGTTGAGCGTGCTGCTGTTCATCTGGCTGCGCGCCCTGCCCGGCGACCCCGCCCGCGCGCTGCTGGGGGAGAAGGCCACGCCCGAGTCCATCGCCCGGGTGAACGCGCAGTACGGCTTCGACCGACCGCTGCTCGAGCAGTACCTGACCTACAGCGGGGCCCTGCTCCGCGGGGACTTCGGGTCCTCCGCGATCAGCGGCGAGCCCGTGCTCAGCACCTTCCTGAACCGGTTCCCCGCCACCATCGAGCTCGCCCTGGCCGCGCTGCTCTTCGCGGTGGTGGTCGGCATCCCGCTGGGCTACCTGGCCGCCCGCCGCTCCGGCGGGGTGCTCGACTTCGTCGCGGTCGGCAGCTCGCTGGCCGGGGTGGTGGTCCCGGTGTTCGTGCTGGCCTACCTGCTCAAGCTGGTCTTCGCCATCGGCCTCCCCGGGCTGGACCTCCTCGCCGTGCTGCCCGCCTCCGGGCGCCAGGACGTCCGGATCGACGCCACCCACGTGACCAACTTCTACGTCCTGGACGGCATCCTCACCCGTGAGTTCGACGCCTCCCTGGACGCCGCCCTGCACCTGGTGCTGCCGGCGGTCGCGCTGGGCTCCATCCCGCTGGCGATCATCGTCCGGATGACCCGGGCCAGCGTGCTCGAGGTGCTGCACGAGGACTACGTCCGCACCGCCGAGGCCAAGGGCCTGGCCCGTGGGCTGATCACCCGCCGCCACGTGCTCCGCAACGCGATGCTGCCCGTCACCACCACCATCGGGCTGCAGACCGGTGCGCTGCTGGCCGGGGCGGTGCTGACCGAGACGGTGTTCGCCTTCAACGGCATCGGCTCCTACCTGTTCGACGCCATCTCCAGCCTGGACTTCGCCGTGCTGCAGGGCTTCATCCTGTTCATCGCGGTGATCTTCGCACTGGTGAACCTGGTGGTGGACCTGCTCTACGGCGTGATCGACCCGAGGATGAGGACGCGATGA